Proteins from a genomic interval of Micromonospora sp. NBC_00389:
- a CDS encoding HIT family protein: MNGCVFCGIVAGEVPAFRVADEPDGVAFLDTRPVFAGHVLVVPRVHLVTLAQLPADLLPGYFALVQRLAVAVETGLGAGGTFVAMNNKVSQSVPHLHTHVVPRTKGDGLRGFFWPRTRYPTDQDARDIAVRVADALPPPPRPAA, translated from the coding sequence ATGAACGGGTGCGTGTTCTGCGGGATCGTGGCCGGCGAGGTGCCCGCGTTCCGGGTGGCCGACGAGCCGGACGGGGTGGCTTTCCTGGACACCCGCCCGGTCTTCGCGGGGCACGTGCTGGTGGTGCCCCGGGTCCATCTGGTGACCCTGGCCCAACTGCCGGCCGATCTGCTGCCGGGCTACTTCGCGCTCGTTCAGCGGCTGGCAGTGGCGGTGGAGACCGGTCTGGGAGCCGGTGGGACGTTCGTGGCGATGAACAACAAGGTGTCCCAATCCGTGCCGCACCTGCACACCCACGTCGTGCCCCGGACCAAGGGGGACGGGCTGCGCGGGTTCTTCTGGCCGCGTACCCGCTACCCGACTGACCAGGACGCCCGGGACATCGCGGTACGGGTGGCCGACGCGCTGCCGCCCCCGCCCCGACCGGCGGCCTGA
- a CDS encoding amidase, which translates to MAVQDIMATWVGATAKQIARGVRRGDVSATQVVADHLEYIARADGELGAFRAVRGGEAITEAEKVDEQEDLANLPLAGVPVAVKENTPVAGLPTWNGSAAVRTSVAEADHEVVRRLRGAGAVILGVTRMPELGLWALTDDDSAVTRNPWDSARTPGGSSGGAAAAVAAGLVPIAHGNDGLGSIRIPAACCGLVGLKPGRGVVPCQLGADDWFGLTEHGMLTSTVADAAVGFSVLAGRRPEKLVPPQRLRVGVSLRSPVRGVSPDAPNRDAVAAAGRLLAAAGHDTVPADPVYPTALGLQGIATWFAAAAADVRAAGLNRRDLQRRSRRHVALGEWAQRRGYVREADRAAWRERSIDFFTDHSVDLLLTPALASAPPEAARWSDRSWRANMSANIRYAPFAAPWNIAGLPAIVVPVGRRPDGLPVAVQLVGPPGSELLLLGVAGQFEMAAPWSRHAPGYPQVGTGSPAAA; encoded by the coding sequence ATGGCCGTGCAGGACATCATGGCGACCTGGGTCGGGGCGACCGCCAAGCAGATCGCCCGGGGCGTACGCCGAGGCGATGTCTCGGCCACTCAGGTCGTCGCTGACCACCTCGAATACATCGCGCGGGCCGACGGCGAGCTGGGCGCGTTCCGCGCCGTGCGCGGCGGCGAGGCGATCACCGAGGCGGAGAAGGTCGACGAGCAGGAGGATCTGGCCAACCTGCCGCTGGCCGGGGTGCCGGTGGCGGTCAAGGAGAACACTCCGGTCGCCGGCCTGCCGACCTGGAACGGGTCGGCAGCGGTGCGCACCAGCGTCGCGGAGGCCGATCACGAGGTGGTCCGACGGCTGCGCGGCGCCGGCGCGGTGATCCTCGGGGTGACCCGGATGCCCGAACTGGGGCTGTGGGCGCTCACGGACGACGACAGCGCGGTGACCCGCAACCCGTGGGACAGCGCGCGTACCCCCGGCGGCTCCTCCGGCGGCGCGGCTGCCGCGGTGGCCGCCGGGCTGGTGCCGATCGCGCACGGCAACGACGGCCTCGGCTCGATCCGGATCCCGGCGGCCTGCTGCGGCCTGGTCGGGCTCAAGCCCGGCCGGGGTGTGGTCCCGTGCCAGCTCGGGGCGGACGACTGGTTCGGTCTGACCGAGCACGGCATGCTGACCAGCACGGTCGCGGACGCGGCGGTCGGCTTCTCGGTGCTCGCCGGTCGGCGGCCGGAGAAGCTGGTCCCGCCGCAGCGGCTCCGGGTGGGCGTCTCGCTGCGCTCCCCGGTGCGCGGTGTCTCGCCGGACGCGCCCAACCGGGACGCGGTCGCCGCCGCCGGCCGACTGCTCGCCGCCGCCGGGCACGACACCGTGCCGGCCGATCCGGTCTACCCCACCGCGCTCGGCCTGCAGGGCATCGCCACCTGGTTTGCCGCCGCCGCCGCCGACGTCCGGGCCGCTGGGCTGAACCGGCGCGACCTGCAGCGGCGCAGCCGGCGGCACGTCGCGCTGGGCGAGTGGGCCCAGCGCCGCGGCTACGTCCGGGAGGCCGACCGGGCCGCCTGGCGGGAGCGGTCGATCGACTTCTTCACCGACCACTCGGTCGACCTGCTGCTCACCCCGGCGCTGGCCAGCGCGCCGCCGGAGGCCGCGCGCTGGTCCGACCGGTCCTGGCGGGCGAACATGTCGGCCAACATCCGGTACGCCCCGTTCGCGGCTCCGTGGAACATCGCCGGTCTGCCGGCCATCGTGGTGCCGGTGGGCCGCCGCCCGGACGGGCTGCCGGTCGCCGTGCAGCTGGTCGGTCCGCCCGGCTCGGAGCTGCTGCTGCTCGGCGTGGCCGGCCAGTTCGAGATGGCCGCCCCGTGGTCGAGGCACGCCCCCGGCTACCCCCAGGTCGGAACGGGGTCGCCGGCCGCTGCATGA
- a CDS encoding putative bifunctional diguanylate cyclase/phosphodiesterase encodes MPARLLVFTAAVTLTALVAAGVGLTLPDGLPADDPLGGPARFGIAVAVLAVAQFARLRFRSAAGMVSITWGEAALIVCLYLAPAGWLPSATLLGAGLAWTVHSLHNDRRPPLEIVRIAASLAAASALAVSVTSALGQPLLAPPTPRLALAVIAGSVTYLLVTAWLGGVTLGLRHGVPIGPPLLAALRGKLLMFVGNLAVGLVVVALLELDPRWLLLLPPLLWLLQQTYRYRLRSDQERRTWRAFAEATAALNQLDERGVASAAVTGALTLFNAELVDVDVARADGRWRRYRGDAGGQLVDREVDPPRPSAPDEDELIRPLTVGAAPVGQLRIRFPRSAPPAARERDAVAAFGDALAAALHDAATHRELRLVTARSSYEAVHDPLTGLANRAAMLGKGDQSLRQLAHDHPVALLLLDINQFKEVNDTLGHAAGDQLLRLTANRLSALARPGDLLGRLGGDEFALLLTSVPVLGDRAAPMAHALRQAREIAERLAAPTEVAGVRMSIEVSVGVVVADAGTADLTELLRRADIAMYQAKEGGGSVAAYDSARDAASTDQLALLAELREALEVDDQLVLALQPAVDLATGAPTGVEALIRWRHPRRGWLSPADFIRPVENSEQLGAFTRYVLDKALGVAAGWALEGLDVPISVNLSARSLLDPRLPAEIADALRRHQVPPHRLVLEITETVVMSELEVIDEVLATLRSMGVQLAVDDFGTGFSSLTFLTRIAVDELKVDRSFVIRMADSPEAAAIVRTTVGLAHELGLRVVAEGVETAEQRIALTELGCTSAQGYHFFKPMPADKIGAVLGSLRDSAESNVFRLRADGAS; translated from the coding sequence ATGCCTGCTCGGCTGCTCGTGTTCACCGCCGCCGTGACGCTGACCGCACTGGTCGCCGCCGGGGTCGGGCTGACCCTGCCGGATGGGCTGCCGGCCGACGATCCGCTCGGCGGTCCGGCCCGCTTCGGCATCGCCGTCGCCGTCCTCGCTGTCGCCCAGTTCGCCCGGCTGCGGTTCCGCTCGGCCGCCGGAATGGTCAGCATCACCTGGGGTGAGGCTGCGCTGATCGTCTGCCTCTACCTGGCGCCCGCCGGCTGGCTGCCGTCGGCCACCCTCCTCGGTGCCGGCCTGGCCTGGACGGTGCACTCACTGCACAACGACCGCCGCCCGCCGCTGGAGATCGTCCGGATCGCTGCGTCGCTGGCCGCCGCGTCGGCACTGGCCGTGTCCGTGACCAGCGCGCTGGGGCAGCCGCTGCTCGCCCCGCCCACCCCGAGGCTGGCGCTGGCCGTGATCGCCGGGTCGGTGACCTACCTCCTGGTGACCGCCTGGCTCGGTGGGGTGACGCTGGGCCTGCGGCACGGAGTGCCGATCGGGCCACCACTGCTCGCCGCCCTGCGCGGCAAGCTGCTGATGTTCGTCGGCAACCTGGCGGTCGGCCTGGTGGTGGTCGCGCTGCTGGAGCTCGACCCACGGTGGCTGCTGCTGCTTCCGCCGCTGCTCTGGCTGCTTCAGCAGACCTACCGCTACCGGTTGCGTTCCGACCAGGAACGCCGGACGTGGCGAGCTTTCGCCGAGGCCACCGCGGCCCTCAACCAGCTCGACGAGCGGGGCGTGGCCAGCGCGGCGGTGACCGGCGCGCTGACGCTGTTCAACGCCGAGCTGGTGGACGTCGACGTGGCTCGGGCCGACGGCCGGTGGCGCCGCTACCGGGGTGACGCCGGTGGCCAGCTCGTCGATCGGGAGGTCGACCCGCCGCGCCCGTCCGCGCCCGATGAGGACGAGCTGATCCGTCCACTGACGGTGGGTGCCGCGCCGGTCGGTCAGCTGCGGATCCGGTTCCCCCGCTCCGCCCCGCCCGCCGCCCGGGAACGCGACGCGGTGGCCGCGTTCGGCGACGCGCTCGCGGCCGCGCTGCACGACGCCGCGACCCACCGCGAGCTGCGGCTGGTCACCGCCCGCTCGTCGTACGAGGCGGTGCACGACCCACTCACCGGGCTGGCCAACCGGGCCGCCATGCTCGGCAAGGGCGATCAGTCGCTGCGGCAGCTCGCGCACGATCACCCGGTGGCGCTGCTGCTGTTGGACATCAACCAGTTCAAGGAAGTCAACGACACCCTCGGGCACGCCGCCGGTGACCAGCTTCTGCGGTTGACCGCGAACCGGCTCAGCGCGTTGGCTCGCCCCGGTGACCTGCTCGGCCGGCTCGGCGGCGACGAGTTCGCGCTGCTGCTCACCTCGGTGCCGGTGCTCGGTGACCGGGCCGCCCCGATGGCGCACGCGCTGCGCCAGGCCCGCGAGATCGCCGAGCGGCTCGCCGCGCCGACCGAGGTGGCCGGCGTACGCATGTCGATCGAGGTCTCCGTCGGGGTGGTCGTGGCCGACGCCGGCACCGCCGACCTGACCGAGCTGCTGCGCCGCGCCGACATCGCGATGTACCAGGCCAAGGAGGGCGGCGGCAGCGTCGCCGCCTACGACAGCGCCCGGGACGCGGCCAGCACCGATCAGCTCGCCCTGCTGGCCGAGTTGCGGGAGGCGCTGGAGGTCGACGACCAGCTGGTGCTGGCGTTGCAGCCGGCGGTCGACCTGGCCACCGGCGCGCCCACCGGGGTGGAGGCGCTGATCCGGTGGCGGCACCCCCGGCGTGGCTGGCTGAGCCCGGCCGACTTCATCCGCCCCGTGGAGAACAGCGAGCAGCTCGGCGCATTCACCCGGTACGTGCTGGACAAGGCGCTCGGTGTGGCCGCAGGCTGGGCCCTGGAGGGGCTGGACGTCCCGATCTCGGTGAACCTGTCGGCGCGCAGCCTGCTCGACCCCCGACTGCCGGCGGAGATCGCCGACGCGCTGCGCCGGCACCAGGTCCCACCACACCGGCTGGTCCTGGAGATCACCGAGACGGTGGTGATGAGCGAGCTGGAGGTCATCGACGAGGTGCTGGCGACGCTCCGGTCGATGGGTGTGCAACTCGCGGTGGACGACTTCGGCACCGGCTTCTCCTCGCTGACGTTCCTCACCCGGATCGCGGTGGACGAGTTGAAGGTGGACCGCTCGTTCGTGATCCGAATGGCCGACTCGCCCGAGGCGGCGGCGATCGTACGGACCACTGTGGGCCTCGCCCACGAGCTTGGCCTGCGCGTGGTGGCAGAGGGGGTGGAGACCGCCGAGCAGCGGATCGCCCTGACCGAGCTGGGCTGCACCTCGGCGCAGGGATACCACTTCTTCAAGCCGATGCCGGCCGACAAGATCGGCGCGGTGCTCGGGTCGCTGCGCGACTCGGCGGAGTCGAACGTCTTCCGACTCCGCGCCGACGGCGCCTCCTGA
- the greA gene encoding transcription elongation factor GreA, producing the protein MSTGNEAPATWLSQDAHDRLQAELDEHIANRPAIAAEINARREEGDLRENGGYHAAREEQGKAEGRIRYLQELLRTAKVGEAPTTDVVSPGMVVTIYFDDDTADTETFLLGSREISSTTELTVYSPESAIGKAILGGRPGQTCTYTAPSGADIKVTVVNFEPFSG; encoded by the coding sequence GTGTCTACTGGCAACGAGGCGCCCGCCACCTGGCTGTCCCAGGACGCGCACGACCGCCTCCAGGCCGAGCTCGACGAGCACATCGCCAACCGCCCGGCGATCGCCGCGGAGATCAACGCCCGGCGCGAGGAGGGCGACCTGCGGGAGAACGGCGGCTACCACGCCGCCCGCGAGGAGCAGGGCAAGGCCGAGGGACGCATCCGCTACCTGCAGGAGCTGCTGCGCACCGCCAAGGTCGGCGAGGCACCGACGACGGACGTGGTGTCGCCCGGCATGGTCGTGACGATCTACTTCGACGACGACACCGCGGACACCGAGACCTTCCTGCTCGGCTCCCGGGAGATCTCGTCCACGACCGAACTGACCGTCTACAGCCCCGAGTCGGCAATCGGCAAGGCGATCCTGGGCGGTCGGCCCGGGCAGACCTGCACCTACACGGCGCCGAGCGGCGCCGACATCAAGGTGACCGTGGTCAACTTCGAGCCGTTCTCCGGCTGA
- a CDS encoding DUF4328 domain-containing protein — MRCQTCGDPRSPEHNDCPRCHTPLGQPAVTPGLATYRVRGIGLAAAIAVGATAVLFLAVALSPLLGMAMARQARADGDPDLLLGALIVTVVAALPMAVAYLAAAVLVIIWTWRARKNTDAFPGALPTLGAGWAIAGWLVPFASFVVPARVVANVARDSLWRRRTPALVFLWWTAWLVFSIGERVVSRLDSQAYDKLPETPFNDAGYQAHIDYYRDSLLRYSVPGVACVIAAVALIVLIQRISTEQEARIARALPVWPTAPVWPAAQGWPAGSVSGGHAAGGAMPSPSAPGGEPPAGSGAPVAPALTPTTVSPQVGPEAPSGPEAQSRD, encoded by the coding sequence ATGCGCTGCCAGACCTGCGGGGACCCCAGGTCCCCCGAGCACAACGACTGCCCGCGTTGCCACACCCCGCTGGGCCAGCCCGCCGTCACTCCGGGGTTAGCGACCTACCGGGTACGCGGGATCGGCCTGGCTGCCGCCATCGCGGTCGGTGCGACCGCTGTCCTGTTCCTGGCGGTGGCGCTCTCCCCGCTGCTGGGCATGGCGATGGCCCGGCAGGCCCGGGCCGACGGCGACCCGGATCTGCTGCTCGGCGCGCTCATCGTCACCGTGGTGGCGGCGCTGCCCATGGCGGTGGCGTACCTTGCCGCCGCCGTACTGGTGATCATCTGGACCTGGCGGGCGCGGAAGAACACCGACGCGTTCCCGGGCGCGCTGCCAACGCTCGGGGCCGGCTGGGCGATCGCCGGCTGGCTGGTGCCGTTCGCGAGCTTCGTGGTGCCGGCCCGCGTGGTGGCCAACGTGGCCCGGGACAGCCTCTGGCGGCGGCGCACCCCGGCCCTGGTTTTCCTGTGGTGGACCGCCTGGCTGGTGTTCAGCATCGGTGAGCGAGTCGTCAGCCGCCTCGACAGTCAGGCGTACGACAAGCTGCCGGAGACCCCCTTCAACGACGCCGGCTACCAGGCGCACATCGACTACTACCGGGACTCCCTGCTCCGGTACTCGGTGCCCGGGGTGGCCTGCGTGATCGCCGCGGTCGCGCTGATCGTGCTGATCCAGCGGATCTCCACCGAGCAGGAGGCCCGCATCGCCCGCGCGCTGCCGGTCTGGCCGACCGCTCCGGTCTGGCCGGCTGCTCAGGGTTGGCCGGCTGGGTCGGTCTCGGGTGGGCATGCCGCTGGCGGCGCCATGCCGTCGCCCTCTGCGCCGGGCGGGGAGCCACCGGCCGGTTCGGGTGCGCCGGTGGCGCCCGCACTCACGCCGACCACCGTGAGCCCTCAGGTGGGCCCGGAGGCCCCGTCGGGCCCGGAGGCGCAGTCCCGGGATTGA
- the mca gene encoding mycothiol conjugate amidase Mca: MAEQLRLMAVHAHPDDESSKGAATTAKYVAEGADVLVVTCTGGERGSVLNPKLDRPDVWANIADIRRAEMDAARAILGVEQAWLGFVDSGLPEGDPLPPLPEGCFALQDVEVAAGPLVRLMREFRPHVVTTYDEEGGYPHPDHIMCHKVSVAAFEAAGDPERYPELGTPWQPLKLYYDIGFSKAKIMALHEGMLAAGLESPYEDWLKRWEERPDKGPRITTRVECADYFPVRADALRAHATQVDPDGFWFHVPMELQQRAWPTEDYELARSVVDSPMPESDLFAGVRETAHAR; encoded by the coding sequence TTGGCAGAGCAACTGCGTCTCATGGCCGTGCACGCGCACCCAGACGACGAGTCGAGCAAGGGTGCGGCGACCACGGCGAAGTACGTCGCCGAGGGGGCGGATGTCCTGGTCGTGACGTGCACCGGCGGGGAGCGCGGCAGTGTGCTGAACCCCAAGCTCGACCGACCCGACGTGTGGGCCAACATCGCCGACATCCGGCGCGCGGAGATGGACGCCGCCCGGGCGATCCTCGGCGTCGAGCAGGCTTGGCTCGGCTTCGTCGACTCCGGGCTGCCCGAGGGCGACCCGCTGCCTCCGCTGCCGGAGGGCTGCTTCGCCCTCCAGGACGTCGAGGTGGCCGCCGGCCCGCTGGTGCGGCTGATGCGCGAGTTCCGTCCACACGTGGTGACCACGTACGACGAAGAGGGCGGCTACCCGCACCCCGACCACATCATGTGCCACAAGGTGAGCGTGGCCGCCTTCGAGGCCGCCGGCGACCCGGAGCGCTACCCGGAGCTGGGCACCCCGTGGCAGCCGCTGAAGCTCTACTACGACATCGGCTTCTCCAAGGCCAAGATCATGGCTCTGCACGAGGGCATGCTCGCCGCCGGCCTGGAGTCGCCCTACGAGGACTGGCTCAAGCGCTGGGAGGAGCGGCCGGACAAGGGCCCTCGGATCACCACCCGGGTGGAGTGCGCCGACTACTTCCCGGTCCGCGCCGACGCGCTGCGCGCCCACGCCACCCAGGTCGACCCGGATGGTTTCTGGTTCCACGTGCCGATGGAGCTCCAGCAGCGCGCCTGGCCGACCGAGGACTACGAGCTGGCCCGTTCGGTGGTGGACAGCCCGATGCCCGAGTCCGATCTCTTCGCGGGCGTGCGGGAGACGGCGCACGCGCGCTGA
- a CDS encoding cystathionine gamma-synthase, producing the protein MNHGFETLAIHAGQDPEARTGAVIPPIYQTSTYAQDAVGAPRLGYEYSRSGNPTRDALQECLAALEGGPVGLAFASGLAAEDTLLRAVCQPGDHVVIPDDAYGGTYRLFARVAQRWGLEFTPAKVSDPAAIRAAVQPGRTKIVWVETPTNPLLGIADIAALAGVAHDAGALLVVDNTFASPYLQQPIAHGADVVVHSTTKYIGGHSDVVGGALVVADAALGEELRYHQNAMGAINGPFDAWLTLRGIKTLGVRMDRHCDNAERLAAYLDGHAKVTEVIYPGLPSHPGHEVAAKQMRRFGGMISFRASGGEDHAVEICNRAKLFVLAESLGGVESLIEHPGRMTHASAAGSPLEVPGDLVRLSVGIETVDDLLADLEQALG; encoded by the coding sequence ATGAACCACGGCTTCGAGACGCTCGCCATCCACGCCGGTCAGGACCCTGAGGCCCGCACCGGCGCGGTGATCCCACCGATCTACCAGACCAGCACCTACGCCCAGGACGCCGTCGGCGCGCCCCGGCTCGGATACGAGTACAGCCGTTCCGGCAACCCGACCCGCGACGCGCTCCAGGAATGCCTGGCCGCGCTGGAGGGCGGGCCGGTCGGGCTCGCCTTCGCCAGCGGCCTGGCAGCCGAGGACACCCTGCTGCGGGCCGTCTGCCAGCCGGGCGACCACGTGGTCATCCCGGACGACGCGTACGGCGGCACCTACCGGCTCTTCGCCCGGGTCGCCCAGCGTTGGGGCCTGGAGTTCACCCCGGCCAAGGTCTCCGACCCGGCCGCGATCCGGGCCGCCGTGCAGCCCGGCCGGACGAAGATCGTCTGGGTGGAGACGCCGACCAACCCGCTGCTCGGCATCGCCGACATCGCCGCCCTGGCCGGCGTCGCGCACGACGCGGGCGCGTTGCTGGTGGTCGACAACACCTTCGCCTCGCCGTACCTGCAGCAGCCGATCGCGCACGGCGCGGACGTGGTGGTGCACTCCACCACGAAGTACATCGGTGGGCACTCCGACGTGGTGGGTGGCGCGCTCGTCGTCGCCGACGCCGCGCTCGGCGAGGAGTTGCGTTACCACCAGAACGCGATGGGCGCGATCAACGGCCCGTTCGACGCCTGGCTCACTCTGCGCGGCATCAAGACCCTCGGGGTACGGATGGACCGGCACTGCGACAACGCCGAGCGGCTCGCCGCGTACCTGGACGGGCATGCCAAGGTGACCGAGGTGATCTACCCCGGGCTGCCCTCGCACCCCGGCCACGAGGTGGCCGCCAAGCAGATGCGCCGGTTCGGCGGCATGATCTCCTTCCGTGCGTCAGGCGGCGAGGACCACGCTGTGGAGATCTGCAACCGGGCCAAGCTCTTCGTTCTCGCCGAGTCGCTGGGCGGGGTGGAATCCCTGATCGAGCACCCCGGCCGGATGACACATGCAAGTGCTGCCGGCTCGCCGCTTGAAGTTCCCGGGGATCTCGTGCGACTGTCTGTCGGCATCGAGACGGTCGACGACCTGCTTGCCGATTTGGAGCAGGCACTGGGCTGA
- a CDS encoding DUF4307 domain-containing protein produces the protein MTETHATIPPGAPVFPAGRYGRRRAPGGGRPRKLLAALALVVLLAALTLISVRLYQQYGDPEYDGQVITYTDITDNQVVVTFRVTVPPGGSAVCVLRARDLAGAEVAREEVTVTAEPGDRHVTTQHRLATSAKPFIGEVLRCRPPA, from the coding sequence GTGACCGAGACGCACGCCACAATTCCGCCGGGCGCGCCCGTTTTTCCGGCCGGTCGCTACGGCCGGCGCCGGGCGCCCGGGGGCGGCCGCCCCCGCAAGCTGCTGGCCGCGCTGGCGCTGGTGGTGCTGCTGGCAGCGCTGACCTTGATCTCGGTCCGGCTCTACCAGCAGTACGGCGACCCGGAGTACGACGGCCAGGTGATCACCTACACCGACATCACGGACAACCAGGTGGTGGTCACCTTCCGGGTGACCGTGCCGCCGGGCGGATCAGCGGTCTGCGTGCTGCGGGCGCGGGACCTTGCCGGCGCGGAGGTGGCCCGCGAGGAGGTCACCGTGACCGCCGAGCCCGGCGACCGGCACGTCACCACCCAGCACCGCCTGGCCACCTCCGCGAAGCCGTTCATCGGCGAGGTGCTGCGCTGCCGGCCCCCGGCCTGA
- the ilvA gene encoding threonine ammonia-lyase: MTELVGLDDVRAARELLAGVVRTTPLEPSRPLSAALGGPTWLKCENLQRAGSYKVRGAYVRISRLSAAERERGVVAASAGNHAQGVALAAGLVGTHATVFMPINAPLPKVAATKGYGAQVELAGNTVDESLVAAHTYAERTGAVLIHPFDHADVIAGQGTVALEILEQCPDVRTIITGVGGGGLISGMAVAAKALRPDVRIIGVQAAGAAAFPPSLVAGEPVRLPAFSTIADGIAVGRPGEITFNHVRKLVDEIVTVSEEDISRALLMLLERGKQVVEPAGAVGVAALLAGVVEVEAPVVAVLSGGNIDPLLLLRVIEHGLAAAGRYLRVTVRCSDRPGQLASLLSQIAEHRANVVDVEHQRANPHLSLGEVEVALSVETRGVEHSDTLISALRASGYQVVFAAEA; this comes from the coding sequence ATGACGGAACTGGTCGGTCTCGACGATGTTCGGGCTGCGCGGGAACTGCTCGCCGGCGTTGTCCGGACCACCCCGCTGGAGCCCTCCCGGCCGCTGAGTGCGGCACTCGGCGGGCCGACCTGGCTGAAGTGCGAGAACCTGCAGCGGGCGGGCTCGTACAAGGTGCGCGGCGCGTACGTGCGGATTTCCCGACTGTCGGCGGCGGAGCGGGAGCGCGGCGTGGTGGCGGCGAGCGCGGGCAACCACGCGCAGGGGGTGGCGCTGGCCGCTGGCCTGGTCGGCACGCACGCCACGGTCTTCATGCCGATCAACGCGCCGCTGCCGAAGGTGGCCGCCACCAAGGGGTACGGCGCGCAGGTCGAGCTGGCCGGCAACACCGTCGACGAGTCGCTGGTCGCCGCACACACGTACGCCGAGCGCACCGGGGCGGTGCTGATCCACCCGTTCGATCACGCGGACGTGATCGCCGGCCAGGGCACCGTGGCGCTGGAGATCCTCGAACAGTGCCCGGACGTGCGGACCATCATCACCGGGGTGGGCGGCGGTGGTCTGATCTCGGGCATGGCGGTGGCAGCCAAGGCGTTGCGGCCGGACGTCCGCATCATCGGTGTGCAGGCGGCCGGCGCGGCGGCCTTCCCGCCCTCACTGGTGGCCGGGGAACCGGTCCGGCTGCCCGCCTTCTCCACCATCGCGGACGGCATCGCGGTCGGCCGGCCCGGGGAGATCACCTTCAACCACGTCCGCAAGCTGGTCGACGAGATCGTCACGGTCTCCGAGGAGGACATCTCCCGCGCCCTGCTGATGCTGTTGGAGCGGGGCAAGCAGGTGGTCGAGCCGGCCGGCGCGGTCGGCGTTGCCGCGCTGCTGGCCGGTGTGGTGGAGGTGGAGGCCCCGGTGGTCGCGGTGCTCTCCGGCGGCAACATCGACCCGCTGCTCCTGCTGCGGGTGATCGAGCACGGTCTGGCCGCCGCGGGTCGCTACCTGCGAGTGACGGTGCGCTGCTCGGACCGGCCCGGGCAGCTCGCCTCGCTGCTCAGCCAGATCGCCGAGCACCGGGCCAACGTGGTGGACGTGGAGCACCAGCGGGCCAACCCGCACCTGAGCCTCGGCGAGGTGGAGGTGGCGCTGTCGGTGGAGACCCGGGGGGTGGAGCACTCCGACACGCTGATCAGCGCGCTACGGGCCAGCGGCTACCAGGTGGTCTTCGCCGCCGAGGCGTGA
- the msrA gene encoding peptide-methionine (S)-S-oxide reductase MsrA, giving the protein MFLRQSKAELPTPDQALPGRPIAMPVADRHEVLGTPLKGPFPEGLQVAVFGMGCFWGAERLFWTLPGVFTTSAGYAGGSTRNPTYEETCSGRTGHAEVVQVVYDPSKITYEDLLKVFWENHDPTQGMRQGNDVGTQYRSAIYTTTDEQRAIAESSRDAFQPIVTRAGKGEITTEIAPLGSYYFAEDYHQQYLAPTKNPNGYCNHGPNGLSCPVGVARTAG; this is encoded by the coding sequence GTGTTCCTTCGCCAGTCCAAGGCTGAGCTGCCCACTCCCGACCAGGCCCTGCCGGGCCGCCCGATCGCGATGCCGGTCGCCGACCGACACGAGGTGCTGGGCACCCCGTTGAAGGGCCCGTTCCCGGAGGGCCTCCAGGTCGCCGTCTTCGGTATGGGCTGTTTCTGGGGCGCCGAGCGGCTGTTCTGGACCCTGCCCGGGGTCTTCACCACCTCCGCCGGCTACGCGGGTGGCAGCACGCGGAACCCGACGTACGAGGAGACGTGCTCCGGCCGGACCGGGCACGCCGAGGTCGTCCAGGTGGTCTACGACCCGAGCAAGATCACTTATGAGGACCTGCTGAAGGTGTTCTGGGAGAACCACGACCCGACCCAGGGCATGCGCCAGGGCAACGACGTGGGCACCCAGTACCGGTCGGCCATCTACACCACCACCGACGAGCAGCGGGCCATCGCTGAGTCGTCCCGGGACGCGTTCCAGCCGATCGTGACGCGGGCCGGCAAGGGTGAGATCACCACCGAGATCGCCCCGCTCGGCAGCTACTACTTCGCCGAGGACTATCACCAGCAGTACCTTGCGCCGACGAAGAACCCGAACGGGTACTGCAACCACGGCCCGAACGGGCTGAGCTGCCCGGTCGGCGTGGCCCGTACCGCGGGCTGA